In one window of Chlamydiota bacterium DNA:
- the mnmG gene encoding tRNA uridine-5-carboxymethylaminomethyl(34) synthesis enzyme MnmG, with the protein MYTYPKSYDVIVVGAGHAGCEAALATARMNLETALFTINLDTVAKMPCNPAIGGVAKGHLVREIDALGGEMAKVTDRTSIQFKMLNTSKGPAVWAPRAQADKKLYAAEMRHIVEKQAHLDLKQGMIEEILTQHSHVEGVVTNSNTIYKSKIVIITTGTFLKGLCHIGESSFAAGRAGEFPSYGLSDSLKKLGFELIRLKTGTPPRINARSIDYSKVEIQHGDPGVYSFSHFPVEKRLPQVPCYITYTTKETASIIRENIHRSPLYSGRIVGIGPRYCPSIEDKIMRFSDKPRHQIFLEPEGLDTDEIYINGSSTSLPEDVQEKIVRSIIGLENAQIIRYGYAVEYDFVPPTQLHGTLETKRIEGLYLAGQINGTSGYEEAAAQGLIAGINAGLKLREKPPLILKRSDAYIGVLIDDLVTKGTKEPYRIFTSRAEYRLLLRQDNADMRLMKYGYEVGLIHRNAYDKLQEKRKMIDVELERLRKAYHGQESLYQILKRPGKSYADVIQLQVNPIKDSSKEAKKGPDLSQEIIRQVEIEAKYEGYIHREYQLIEKMLKLENKEIPFILDFKKIKGLRIEAQEKLNFIKPRSIGQASRISGVSPADISTLLVYLHQVKKENFS; encoded by the coding sequence ATGTATACCTATCCAAAATCTTATGATGTGATTGTCGTAGGAGCGGGTCATGCAGGCTGTGAAGCTGCCTTGGCCACTGCCCGGATGAACCTAGAGACCGCCCTTTTCACGATTAATCTGGATACCGTTGCTAAAATGCCCTGCAATCCTGCCATTGGAGGCGTTGCCAAAGGACATTTGGTCCGAGAGATTGATGCCTTGGGAGGAGAAATGGCCAAGGTCACGGACCGGACCAGCATTCAATTTAAAATGCTTAATACAAGCAAAGGCCCTGCCGTTTGGGCACCTCGAGCTCAAGCTGATAAAAAACTTTATGCAGCTGAAATGAGACATATTGTTGAAAAGCAGGCCCATTTAGATTTAAAGCAAGGAATGATCGAAGAAATTTTAACACAACATTCTCATGTAGAAGGAGTTGTAACTAATTCGAATACAATATATAAGTCTAAAATCGTCATCATTACGACCGGAACTTTTTTAAAAGGCCTTTGCCACATCGGAGAGTCTTCTTTCGCCGCTGGAAGGGCTGGAGAATTTCCATCGTATGGTCTTTCTGATTCCTTAAAAAAATTGGGATTTGAATTAATTCGTCTGAAAACAGGAACACCGCCACGGATCAATGCCCGATCTATCGACTACAGCAAAGTAGAGATTCAGCACGGAGATCCAGGAGTCTACTCCTTTTCTCATTTTCCGGTCGAGAAAAGATTGCCACAAGTGCCTTGCTACATTACCTATACAACAAAAGAGACGGCTTCAATTATTCGTGAAAACATTCATCGCTCCCCTCTTTATTCTGGTAGAATTGTTGGAATTGGTCCCCGGTATTGTCCATCCATTGAAGATAAAATCATGAGATTTTCCGATAAACCTCGCCATCAGATTTTTTTAGAACCCGAGGGATTGGATACCGATGAAATTTATATCAATGGCTCTTCGACAAGTCTTCCAGAAGATGTTCAGGAAAAAATTGTGCGCTCGATTATCGGGCTTGAAAATGCCCAAATCATTCGCTATGGCTATGCCGTAGAATATGATTTTGTCCCGCCCACGCAACTTCATGGAACACTTGAGACTAAAAGGATTGAAGGGCTTTATTTAGCGGGTCAGATTAATGGAACAAGTGGTTATGAAGAAGCTGCAGCCCAAGGACTTATTGCTGGAATCAACGCCGGACTTAAGTTGCGCGAGAAACCACCCCTGATTTTGAAGCGTTCAGATGCTTATATCGGTGTTTTGATTGATGATCTTGTGACCAAGGGAACTAAAGAGCCTTATCGAATATTTACTTCACGCGCAGAATATCGACTTTTGCTTCGACAGGATAATGCAGATATGCGATTGATGAAATATGGATATGAGGTGGGTCTAATCCATAGAAATGCTTATGATAAACTTCAAGAGAAAAGAAAAATGATCGATGTTGAATTGGAGCGATTAAGGAAGGCTTATCATGGTCAAGAAAGTCTTTATCAAATTCTGAAAAGACCTGGAAAAAGTTATGCTGACGTTATTCAGCTTCAAGTCAATCCCATCAAAGACTCGTCCAAAGAGGCAAAAAAAGGACCTGATCTTTCTCAAGAAATTATTCGTCAAGTTGAAATCGAAGCTAAATATGAAGGCTATATTCACAGGGAATACCAGTTAATAGAAAAAATGTTAAAATTAGAAAATAAAGAAATTCCCTTCATTTTAGACTTTAAAAAAATTAAAGGATTAAGAATAGAGGCCCAGGAAAAACTTAATTTTATTAAGCCACGTTCAATTGGCCAAGCTTCCCGTATTTCAGGTGTTTCCCCAGCAGATATTTCTACTTTATTGGTTTACCTGCATCAGGTTAAGAAAGAAAATTTTTCTTAA
- a CDS encoding ATP-binding protein → MNKEIIRQILIEQREERRAFSKNKMIQRESVFLHRKFMTSHLIKVVTGVRRCGKSTLCQDLLKNIQHGYINFDDERLIGVKAQDLNNFLEVLHEIHGEIRFLFLDEIQNVEGWELFVNRLHRAGYNILVTGSNSKLLSRELATHLTGRHFTLELFPFSFKEFLLYHDVSLPKSLVATTRERAILKKRLEEYLKYGGFPEVFQLEAKQRYLQELYDRLVTRDIVLRYRIKHVLDLKEIALFTLSHFSSRLSFHKIRNIFEMKSVHTVKNYLDYLEEAYLLFQLKAFSFKLKEQLRAPRKIYCIDTGLLNAVVPRTAPHQGRILENAVFLELKRREKELYFYSQEGFEVDFLIREGLKTKELIQVCYSLSSEETVHREIRALLKASKDLSCRTLKIITWDEEGKEKKEGRIIEIIPFWKWLCG, encoded by the coding sequence ATGAACAAAGAAATCATCCGACAAATATTGATTGAACAAAGAGAGGAAAGGAGAGCATTCTCTAAGAATAAAATGATTCAAAGGGAAAGTGTTTTTCTTCATCGAAAATTCATGACCTCTCATCTTATTAAGGTGGTGACAGGTGTTCGACGGTGTGGAAAATCAACCCTCTGTCAAGATCTACTCAAGAACATTCAACACGGTTATATCAATTTTGATGATGAAAGATTGATCGGGGTGAAAGCTCAAGATCTCAATAATTTTTTGGAAGTCCTCCATGAAATTCATGGAGAGATTCGATTTCTCTTTTTAGACGAAATTCAGAATGTTGAGGGTTGGGAACTTTTTGTGAATCGACTGCACAGGGCCGGATACAATATTCTTGTTACGGGAAGTAATTCTAAACTTTTGAGCCGAGAGTTGGCCACACACTTGACGGGGAGACACTTTACCCTAGAGCTTTTTCCTTTCTCCTTCAAAGAGTTTCTTCTTTATCATGATGTTTCTCTTCCCAAATCTCTTGTTGCCACGACACGTGAGAGGGCCATCCTTAAAAAACGTCTGGAGGAGTATTTGAAATATGGAGGATTCCCCGAAGTTTTTCAACTAGAGGCAAAACAGCGCTATTTACAGGAATTGTATGACCGTCTTGTAACTCGAGATATCGTTTTAAGATATAGAATCAAACATGTCTTGGATCTTAAAGAAATTGCCCTCTTTACACTTTCTCATTTTTCTTCCAGGTTGAGTTTTCACAAAATTCGAAACATTTTTGAAATGAAGAGCGTGCATACTGTAAAAAACTATCTTGACTATCTTGAAGAGGCTTATCTTTTATTTCAACTCAAGGCCTTTTCTTTTAAATTGAAAGAACAGCTGCGTGCTCCAAGAAAAATTTATTGCATTGACACGGGGCTTTTAAATGCCGTGGTCCCCCGAACTGCACCTCATCAGGGGAGAATTCTTGAAAATGCAGTTTTTTTAGAATTGAAGCGCAGGGAGAAGGAACTTTATTTCTATTCTCAAGAGGGTTTTGAAGTGGACTTCTTAATCCGAGAAGGATTAAAGACAAAGGAACTTATCCAAGTCTGTTATTCTCTTTCCTCTGAAGAAACGGTTCACCGAGAAATCCGTGCTCTTCTCAAGGCCTCAAAAGACCTATCGTGTCGAACATTAAAAATCATCACCTGGGATGAAGAAGGAAAAGAAAAAAAAGAGGGGCGAATCATCGAAATAATTCCATTTTGGAAGTGGTTGTGTGGTTAA
- a CDS encoding D-alanine--D-alanine ligase, which produces MRVGLTYNLKKRDQDPADEHGAEWDTPETIQAIVHALSRQHKVVPLIADHAVFSQLRKNELDIVFNIAEGDKGPNRESHIPSFLEFLDIPYTGSDPFTLSACLNKARTKEILAFYGIPTPSFQVVREASSLRWQGSFPVLVKPLWEGSSMGIHDASWVDNRASLHQKVEDILDQYRQPVIIEEVLKGREFTVALIGNRDALSVLPVVEVRLDVLPPQARPIYSYEAKWIWDTPDRPLGIFECPARMDPLLEENVIKISKSAFNALGCRDWCRIDIRLDRKGNPHILELNPLPGILPDPLQNSCFPKAARVAGISYDDMILKILNVALERYETSSSEYKVGSQK; this is translated from the coding sequence ATGCGAGTCGGGTTAACCTATAATCTTAAAAAGCGAGATCAAGACCCGGCAGACGAGCACGGTGCTGAATGGGATACGCCTGAGACCATTCAAGCCATTGTCCATGCCCTTTCTCGTCAACATAAGGTGGTTCCTCTGATTGCAGATCACGCTGTTTTTTCCCAATTAAGAAAAAATGAATTGGATATTGTGTTTAACATTGCTGAAGGGGATAAAGGCCCCAACCGCGAATCGCATATTCCATCCTTTTTAGAATTTTTGGATATTCCCTATACAGGATCAGATCCCTTTACCTTAAGTGCCTGTTTGAATAAAGCCAGAACGAAAGAGATTCTCGCTTTTTATGGAATTCCTACCCCTTCCTTTCAAGTGGTGAGGGAAGCGAGTTCCTTGCGTTGGCAGGGTTCTTTTCCTGTTTTGGTCAAACCGCTTTGGGAAGGTTCGAGTATGGGTATTCATGATGCTTCTTGGGTTGACAACCGAGCCTCTCTTCATCAAAAAGTTGAAGACATTCTTGATCAATATCGACAGCCGGTGATCATTGAAGAGGTTTTGAAAGGGAGAGAATTTACGGTCGCCTTGATTGGGAATAGAGATGCCCTTTCAGTTCTTCCAGTGGTTGAGGTGAGACTGGATGTTTTGCCGCCTCAAGCCCGTCCGATCTATTCGTATGAAGCCAAGTGGATTTGGGATACTCCGGATCGGCCTTTAGGTATTTTTGAATGTCCCGCCCGCATGGACCCTTTATTGGAAGAGAACGTGATCAAGATTTCAAAATCTGCTTTTAACGCTTTGGGATGTCGAGATTGGTGCCGGATCGACATTCGGCTCGATCGAAAAGGGAATCCTCATATCTTAGAGCTTAATCCGCTTCCGGGAATTTTGCCGGATCCACTCCAGAATTCTTGTTTTCCAAAAGCGGCTCGGGTGGCCGGGATCAGTTATGACGACATGATTCTTAAAATTTTGAATGTAGCTTTAGAGCGTTACGAGACTTCCAGCTCTGAATATAAAGTGGGGAGTCAAAAATGA
- a CDS encoding GNAT family N-acetyltransferase: MEHDRKKIELILEEGKVFSKEEIACGLSLFDEYIRRGSDPNEYVFCCAYSSDKEILGLMCYGRVPLTDRVYDLYWIVTDTKYQGAGVGSFLMKELSNRLQGLKARMVLAETSSRVDYEKARRFYLRHGFFEVSTIQDYYAWGDDLIVYGKRYENRA, from the coding sequence TTGGAACACGATCGAAAAAAAATTGAATTAATTCTCGAGGAAGGAAAGGTTTTTAGCAAAGAGGAGATTGCGTGTGGTCTTTCTCTTTTTGATGAATATATTCGAAGGGGATCGGATCCCAACGAATATGTTTTTTGTTGTGCCTATTCTTCTGATAAGGAAATTTTAGGGTTGATGTGCTATGGGCGGGTTCCTTTAACGGATCGCGTTTATGATCTTTATTGGATTGTGACAGATACAAAATATCAGGGGGCAGGGGTTGGAAGTTTCCTGATGAAGGAATTAAGCAATCGCCTTCAAGGGTTAAAGGCGAGAATGGTCTTGGCCGAGACTTCTTCAAGGGTTGATTATGAGAAGGCCCGGCGGTTTTATTTACGCCATGGTTTTTTTGAGGTGTCTACCATTCAAGATTATTATGCATGGGGTGATGACTTGATTGTTTACGGGAAAAGATACGAAAATCGTGCTTAA
- a CDS encoding Fic family protein has product MKDLLLRIEEKKGKFQAHQPWPMALVKNLDEWFKIELTYTSNAIEGNTLTRQETALIVEKGITVEGKSIREHLEAVNHAQAYEWIQKLVKKKVKDITEETILDIHSMILQNIDSSHAGRYRTVPVRIAGSTVIMPNARKVPGLMEAFISELKIRENSIEVAADAHFRLVSIHPFIDGNGRTARLLMNLILMQGGYPPAIIRKEDRRAYINSIEKGQLYGDLSDYYPLIFTAVERSLDIYLETLEPPESPLGIPPKLLKMGQLAKVTHETVPTIRYWTKEGLLKAAQHSKGGYQLYSEEMIPKIHKIRQLQKEKRLTIAELKRVLKEISY; this is encoded by the coding sequence ATGAAAGACCTTTTACTACGCATCGAAGAAAAAAAGGGGAAATTTCAAGCTCATCAACCCTGGCCCATGGCTCTTGTCAAAAATTTAGACGAGTGGTTCAAAATAGAGTTGACTTATACCTCCAATGCGATCGAAGGAAACACACTGACCCGTCAAGAGACGGCCTTAATCGTCGAAAAAGGAATCACGGTTGAAGGGAAATCCATCCGAGAACATTTGGAAGCGGTCAACCATGCTCAAGCGTATGAATGGATCCAAAAACTTGTCAAAAAAAAGGTTAAAGATATTACGGAAGAGACTATTTTAGATATTCATTCCATGATTCTCCAAAACATTGATTCATCCCATGCAGGGCGCTATCGCACTGTTCCTGTACGAATTGCGGGATCTACGGTCATCATGCCCAACGCAAGGAAAGTCCCTGGTTTGATGGAAGCATTCATAAGCGAGCTCAAGATTAGAGAGAACAGCATTGAAGTTGCAGCAGACGCTCACTTTAGACTTGTAAGCATTCATCCCTTCATTGATGGAAATGGACGAACGGCTAGGCTCCTGATGAATTTAATCCTGATGCAGGGAGGCTATCCACCTGCCATCATTAGGAAAGAAGATAGAAGAGCTTATATCAATAGCATCGAAAAAGGACAATTATACGGAGACCTTTCAGATTATTACCCTCTTATCTTTACCGCAGTAGAGCGTTCTCTGGACATTTACTTAGAAACCCTAGAACCACCAGAATCTCCTCTGGGCATTCCTCCCAAATTGCTTAAAATGGGTCAACTCGCAAAGGTGACTCACGAAACTGTCCCAACGATTCGGTACTGGACAAAAGAGGGACTTTTGAAAGCAGCTCAACATTCTAAAGGTGGATATCAACTTTACTCTGAAGAAATGATTCCCAAAATTCACAAAATCCGCCAGCTACAAAAAGAAAAGCGGCTTACGATTGCTGAGTTGAAAAGAGTTTTGAAAGAAATAAGCTACTGA
- a CDS encoding GIY-YIG nuclease family protein has translation MSKKWFLYILKCSDLSLYTGITKNIEKRFKTHSKGKGARYTRSRLPLRLVYQETCKTKSDALIREGKVKALPRIKKLALIEGGKTSSTQDTLVQNRK, from the coding sequence GTGAGTAAAAAATGGTTTCTCTATATTTTGAAATGCAGCGATCTTTCTTTGTATACCGGGATTACGAAAAATATTGAAAAACGTTTTAAAACACACTCCAAAGGAAAAGGGGCCCGCTATACCCGTTCCCGTCTTCCCCTTCGACTCGTTTATCAAGAAACCTGTAAAACCAAATCCGATGCCCTCATTCGAGAAGGTAAAGTGAAGGCATTGCCGAGAATCAAGAAACTTGCTTTGATCGAAGGGGGTAAAACTTCATCTACACAAGATACCCTGGTTCAGAATAGGAAGTGA
- the mnmE gene encoding tRNA uridine-5-carboxymethylaminomethyl(34) synthesis GTPase MnmE: MMSSLDDTIASIATPPGEGAIGIIRLSGPQTLTIADHLFRSKKGCLPSSFKSHHFYFGEICEENETIDEGMACLMRSPKSYTKENIFEIHCHGGPYILKRVLSLSLEKGARLAEPGEFTKRAFLNGRMDLSQAEGVIDLIQSKTEYQRKYALKQVQGLLSQKLLDVRASLFHVMVETQANIDFPDYVPEEVSKNAFTEILKKVRHIVQDFLKSAKIQTLLKEGLKIVLAGEPNVGKSSLLNALAGKETAIVTELPGTTRDAIGFETQKKGIPVHFTDTAGFRKAENIAEEKGMKITHQKLEEADLILWIFDVSEEPNLVYPQQHLSNGKEAILIFNKSDLPFKINKEAILQMFPERPSLETSALQNSGTLELETMIEHWMTKHSDLLECEYLINARHQEILESVLESLESAQKALREDLGDDLIASDLKNAIQKLDEFSGKSIDEEIIQSIFSRFCIGK; this comes from the coding sequence ATGATGAGCTCACTTGACGATACCATTGCTTCTATTGCTACCCCTCCCGGAGAAGGGGCGATCGGAATCATCCGTTTGAGTGGGCCCCAAACCCTGACCATTGCGGACCACCTTTTTAGGTCTAAAAAGGGCTGTTTACCTTCCTCTTTCAAATCGCATCATTTTTACTTTGGAGAGATTTGTGAAGAGAATGAAACGATCGATGAAGGGATGGCGTGTCTGATGCGCTCCCCCAAAAGTTATACAAAAGAAAATATATTTGAAATCCATTGCCATGGAGGCCCTTACATCTTAAAAAGAGTTCTTTCATTATCCCTCGAGAAAGGGGCTCGGCTGGCCGAACCTGGAGAATTTACAAAAAGGGCTTTTCTGAATGGCCGTATGGATCTTTCTCAGGCGGAAGGGGTGATTGATCTCATTCAATCCAAAACGGAATATCAGAGAAAATATGCCCTAAAACAGGTGCAAGGTCTTTTGTCGCAAAAACTTTTAGACGTTCGGGCATCTTTATTTCATGTGATGGTCGAAACTCAAGCCAATATTGATTTTCCAGACTATGTGCCTGAAGAGGTTTCAAAAAATGCTTTTACTGAAATTCTTAAAAAGGTAAGACACATCGTTCAAGATTTCTTAAAATCTGCAAAAATTCAGACCCTTTTAAAGGAAGGTCTTAAAATTGTTTTAGCGGGAGAACCCAATGTTGGGAAATCAAGCCTTCTCAATGCCTTAGCAGGGAAAGAAACAGCCATCGTGACTGAACTTCCTGGCACAACGAGAGACGCCATCGGATTTGAAACTCAAAAAAAGGGGATTCCGGTTCATTTTACGGATACAGCAGGTTTTCGAAAAGCTGAAAATATTGCCGAAGAAAAAGGGATGAAGATCACCCATCAAAAACTTGAAGAAGCCGATCTTATTCTTTGGATTTTTGACGTTTCCGAAGAGCCCAATCTGGTTTATCCCCAGCAGCATCTTTCAAATGGAAAAGAGGCCATTCTCATTTTCAATAAAAGCGATTTACCCTTTAAAATAAATAAAGAAGCCATTCTTCAAATGTTTCCTGAGAGGCCTTCCTTAGAAACCTCAGCCCTTCAAAATTCTGGAACACTAGAGCTTGAAACAATGATTGAGCATTGGATGACAAAACACAGTGACTTGCTTGAATGTGAATATCTGATCAATGCACGGCATCAAGAAATCCTTGAAAGCGTTTTGGAGTCTTTGGAATCCGCCCAAAAAGCCTTAAGGGAAGACTTAGGGGACGACCTCATCGCAAGTGATCTCAAAAATGCCATTCAGAAATTGGATGAATTCTCAGGAAAATCGATTGATGAAGAAATCATTCAGTCCATTTTTTCGAGATTTTGTATTGGAAAGTAA
- a CDS encoding ATP-grasp domain-containing protein, giving the protein MKIGILYDATPGHQTDLEAKGALDVLKDVETISDILRTDGFEIQPMGLDLPVIRKFGNLMDSKVDLVFNLCEGLGEESSFEIHVASLLELLGLPFTGTGPLGLALCHDKARAKELLSFHEISTPKHEVIEWGDAMNKKGLDYPLIVKPIHEDGSFGIEEDSVVSEDAQLKSKVRQIHQNFKQAAIVEEFIDGREFNVSILGNEPFLFTHIREIQFLSSRRPRIISFASKWKKSSLGYRTTIGTQVTDLSEKIKKLMLNAALQCFQIFKMRDYARIDFRMGKSQIPYVIDINPNPCISADSGMSMAAKDQGYSYEELIRRITFLALERNQILDRRALGTRSKKN; this is encoded by the coding sequence ATGAAAATTGGCATTCTTTATGATGCGACCCCTGGTCATCAAACCGATCTTGAGGCTAAAGGAGCCTTGGATGTTTTGAAAGATGTCGAGACCATTTCGGATATTTTAAGGACAGATGGGTTTGAAATTCAACCGATGGGCCTGGATCTACCTGTGATTCGTAAATTTGGAAATTTGATGGATTCAAAAGTCGATTTGGTTTTTAATTTATGTGAGGGACTTGGGGAAGAAAGTAGTTTCGAAATTCATGTGGCTTCACTTCTTGAACTTTTGGGTCTTCCCTTTACGGGGACGGGGCCTTTGGGCTTAGCACTTTGTCATGATAAGGCCAGGGCAAAAGAGCTCTTAAGTTTTCATGAAATCTCTACGCCAAAGCATGAGGTCATTGAATGGGGAGACGCCATGAACAAAAAAGGATTGGACTACCCTCTCATTGTTAAACCCATTCATGAGGATGGTAGTTTCGGGATTGAGGAAGACTCGGTGGTGAGTGAGGACGCTCAATTAAAATCCAAGGTTCGTCAAATTCATCAGAATTTTAAACAGGCGGCCATTGTTGAAGAATTTATCGATGGCCGTGAATTTAATGTTTCTATTCTAGGAAATGAGCCTTTTCTTTTTACTCACATTCGTGAAATTCAATTTTTGTCTTCCCGTCGTCCCAGAATTATTAGCTTTGCCTCGAAATGGAAAAAATCAAGCTTGGGTTATCGTACGACGATTGGAACTCAGGTGACGGATTTGTCCGAAAAAATAAAAAAATTGATGCTCAATGCCGCCCTTCAGTGTTTTCAGATTTTTAAGATGAGGGATTATGCGAGGATTGATTTTAGAATGGGGAAAAGTCAAATCCCTTATGTGATTGATATTAATCCAAATCCATGTATTTCTGCCGACTCGGGAATGAGTATGGCGGCAAAGGATCAAGGATATTCATATGAAGAACTTATTCGAAGAATTACCTTCCTTGCACTTGAGCGAAATCAAATTCTCGATCGAAGAGCCCTTGGAACACGATCGAAAAAAAATTGA
- a CDS encoding ParA family protein has protein sequence MGKIIAVTNQKGGVGKTTTAVNLSACLCRLNVKTLLIDIDPQANATSGVGLDRNKIKNSIYDVLVKKIPLEEAIFETLFDGLKVIPSLPDLSGAEVELLEIDDKNNILTNSLSISKDSYEAIIIDCPPSLNVLTINALSASDLVLMPIQCEYYALEGLSQLLKTVDLVKENINPTLSIAGILFTMADIRTNLTRQVIDEVKKYFPDRVYETIIPRSVRLSESPSFGKPILYYDEKSIASESYLQFAKEVIERNLSPVPVVKNSSKFKI, from the coding sequence ATGGGAAAAATCATTGCTGTAACGAATCAAAAAGGAGGTGTAGGGAAGACAACAACGGCTGTTAATCTATCGGCTTGTTTATGCCGTTTAAATGTCAAGACCTTATTAATCGATATTGATCCACAAGCCAATGCGACGAGTGGGGTTGGATTAGATAGAAATAAAATTAAAAATAGTATTTATGATGTTCTTGTCAAAAAAATACCCCTTGAAGAAGCTATTTTTGAAACCCTTTTTGATGGTTTAAAAGTGATTCCATCTTTACCTGATTTATCCGGGGCTGAAGTTGAGCTTTTAGAAATTGATGATAAAAATAATATTTTAACCAACTCTCTATCAATCAGTAAAGATAGTTATGAAGCCATCATTATTGATTGTCCTCCTTCATTAAATGTCTTAACCATCAACGCGCTATCTGCTTCAGATCTTGTTCTCATGCCAATTCAGTGTGAGTACTATGCCCTTGAGGGCCTAAGTCAATTGCTTAAAACAGTGGATCTTGTAAAAGAAAATATTAATCCAACACTTTCCATTGCAGGGATTTTGTTTACCATGGCAGATATCCGGACCAATTTAACGCGTCAAGTGATCGACGAGGTTAAAAAATATTTTCCTGATCGCGTTTATGAGACCATCATTCCTCGAAGTGTTCGTTTAAGTGAATCACCCAGTTTTGGAAAACCCATTCTTTATTATGATGAAAAATCGATTGCTTCGGAGAGTTATCTTCAATTTGCAAAGGAGGTTATCGAAAGAAATTTATCACCAGTGCCTGTGGTAAAAAACAGTTCAAAGTTCAAAATTTAA
- a CDS encoding nucleotidyl transferase AbiEii/AbiGii toxin family protein: protein MRKILKEHSREDILLLAQWVLKVPLIRKNYALSGGTWLTLRLPQYSRYSKDVDVLSSNEGISSHKAMLEVVKQCKREKVRYEITRRGEHFCQLYIHYPKFETKVDIGKIWRPVTLLYDPQFHCPILSEKDMILEKLHCIVDRIEPTDIYDLYLLHTSYPSEFRKALENLSESLEVSQLLIQMNRCLELTEGIGTKEVLSKKETLWMNSHLPKLIKDIHEGMK from the coding sequence ATGAGAAAAATCCTTAAAGAACATTCTAGAGAAGATATTTTATTGCTTGCCCAATGGGTTTTAAAAGTCCCGCTTATTCGCAAAAATTATGCCCTTTCGGGAGGAACATGGTTGACTTTAAGGCTTCCCCAGTATTCACGTTACAGCAAAGACGTAGATGTTCTTTCCTCAAATGAGGGGATTTCAAGTCATAAAGCGATGCTTGAAGTCGTCAAACAATGTAAACGTGAAAAAGTTCGATATGAAATCACACGTCGAGGGGAGCATTTCTGTCAACTGTATATTCACTATCCCAAATTTGAAACAAAAGTCGATATTGGAAAAATTTGGCGTCCGGTAACGTTACTTTATGATCCTCAATTCCACTGTCCTATTTTATCTGAAAAAGATATGATTCTGGAGAAACTCCACTGCATTGTGGATCGAATTGAACCCACGGACATTTATGATTTGTACCTTCTTCACACGAGTTACCCAAGTGAATTTAGAAAGGCCCTAGAGAATCTTTCAGAAAGTTTAGAGGTGAGCCAACTCTTGATTCAAATGAATCGTTGTCTGGAGTTAACAGAGGGGATTGGAACAAAAGAAGTTCTTTCTAAAAAAGAGACCCTTTGGATGAATTCGCATTTGCCCAAATTAATCAAAGATATTCATGAGGGGATGAAATGA
- a CDS encoding helix-turn-helix domain-containing protein, producing MLQDIFLTATEAAKKLGITKSLMARYCREKRLKQCLKKGHMWFIPLSSFDRFKKIQDGYSSGRPRKKVRYSIFWREQSIPSKEEAIPILFRRAPQLIPKMIPKSVAEKYACEGRTPLERIFRKSMIRGLYEKNP from the coding sequence ATGCTACAAGATATTTTTCTGACTGCAACCGAAGCAGCAAAAAAACTAGGAATTACAAAATCCTTAATGGCTCGATATTGTCGAGAAAAGCGCTTAAAACAATGTTTAAAAAAGGGGCACATGTGGTTTATTCCGTTATCTTCTTTTGATCGTTTTAAAAAAATTCAAGATGGTTATTCTTCTGGAAGGCCTCGAAAAAAAGTTCGATATTCAATCTTCTGGAGAGAACAATCCATTCCATCGAAAGAAGAAGCAATTCCTATTCTCTTTAGACGTGCCCCTCAGCTTATTCCTAAAATGATTCCAAAATCCGTCGCAGAAAAATACGCCTGTGAAGGAAGAACCCCTCTTGAAAGGATTTTCCGTAAGAGCATGATTCGAGGACTTTATGAGAAAAATCCTTAA